The Micromonospora violae DNA segment GCCGCTCACGGTTTTGCCGAAGAGAGTGCGTCTGCGTCTCGGCGATAAGCCGCGGTTAGCCGATATCCCAGGACGCGAGGTGAGTCCCGCAGTGCAGGCATTGGAACAGATACGCGGTGGGCTCACCGTTGCGATCGAGCCGGTGCAGGAACTCTTCGGTTTCCTCGGGTGACCAGCCCAGTTGTCGGTGGCTCGCCCGAAGCATGTTCAGGGCGTCCGGATGAGGTTCGACATCGCGGTACCCAGCCGGGCCGAGAAAAGCCGCGCCATCGCGGCAGTGGTAGAGCCATGACTCTTGCTGCCAACCGGTGAAGCCAGGGGTCCGGCGAGTGATCTCTTCGATGACGTGGTGCGGCACGTCGTCAGGCACGTCGACCGCGTCGCTGAACTCGGCAGGCATGTCCAGGATGTCGCTGCCATCCGTGGCGACGGCAACGACGCCGAGTGCCCTGGAAGCCTCCCCGGAGTAGATGCAGTGCAGGCAAAGCGTCTCGGGTTGTCCGCCGTAGATCGGTCCCCGGTAGCGAACTTGCCGAAGTTGACCGCAGACGCTGCATTCGTGCTCAATCGGCATCGCCGAGCCCGTGGCTAAGGGGTCAGGGTGGTATCGAAACACCGGCTCGGTCACGGGCCCATCATGCCAACTGTTGGTCACAGCCCCGACGGGGCACCAATCACGGGGCCAGTCTGCATCGATGCACTGCTCTGGCTGTCGTCGCGGTGGCGTCGGTACGGATCCCGTGAGCTGAGATCCAGATCCCACTGGCGAACCTCTGAGCAGGGCTTCCTGAACGGTGGCCTCTTTGGCGAGCCCGAAGGACTCAACAGCGGTAGCTTGCGCTTGCGGGCGGCCTGCGCCCGCTTGTAGCCCCACATCAGTGCGTCTGACCTTCGTGTGCAAGACGCGGCCAAGATCAACGCCAGGACCAGTGGCCCGTCATCCGGAGCGAACTACCACAAGACCATCAGGAGGACGGCCGGGGGCAGGCTGGCAGGAGACCGCGAACGTGCTCCCCGCCGGCTTTCCCTCCGGACGCTACTCGTCGTTCACGGTGAACGCTCGAAGCCCAAGGCTTGGTGCCAGCGCTTCGACAAGCCAGGTAACACGGGGGTCGCCAGCGGCCAGCCCAGCGCGAGCGACCGTGCACCAGTCGTCGCGATCGAGCAGGGAAAGGTAGCCGCTCAGAATGCGCTCTCGTCCGCCCTCGGGCCAAGCTATTCGTTCCGCCGCTGAATGTCGCAAGTGCTCAGCCAGTTGCGCGGCGATGACGAAACGCTCTACCGACGGCTCTAGGCGGCCGGCATGTTCGCAGTGGGCCTCTAGAACGGCGGATGCGGGCGGGTAGTGCTCGAGCGTGATGCCCGTGCCGCCGCTGTCAGCCATGATGGTCAGCAGCAGGCCGGTGTGATCGACCAACTCGCTGTCAGGATTCGCCGCGGTGATCGCCTCTTGCAGGTGCGCCGCAGCGGCGACCTTTCCGGCGAAGTAGCGGTTGAGGTAGTCGCCATCACAGGCGCGTCGCAGCAGCCAGGGACGCGCTGCGGTGCTGCCGATCGTGCACAGGGACTCCACGACATAGACCCGTCCCCAGCCCGTGACCCGCTCGGCTAGCCACAGCAATGCGTCCGAGCCGCCGCGCCACGACCGCCGTTCGAGCGCGCGGGCGGCCAGTGGGCCGAAGCGGTTCGACAACAACCCGATCGTTTTGATCAACTCGATGTCTTCGTCATCCCATACGGTGGTCAGCAACGCCAGGCCAACAGTCGCAGCGCAGCGATCGGTCGCGTGCTGGACAAGCCATCGACCGGTCGCTCGAACACGTTCAGCGTCCACCCTGCAGGCCGCAGCCATGATGTGTTCATTGGGATGAATCGGAACATAGATGTCATGGAACGCTCCGGCAAGATCGCCTGGAACAGCGAACGGATCGGCGAAATGCATGTCTAAAACGGCGGCGACATCAGCACCGCCGCGGCGCCGATCCTCCGGCTCGCGAGGATGCTTCCGACCTCGGTGTTGTCCATCATCCGGGTACGGCTCACCGTCACGGCAAAGCGGCGCGTCGGGTTCCTCGCGATGCATCCGCAACGCATGATCAAATAACGACATGTGGGGTCCGAGCAGTCCAGGCTCGGGTGTCACGCTCACCGGCGGACGGAGGACTCGATTCTCTTGATCATGCCTAGATCATGCCAGGCACTTCAGCCGACCATCAACCCCGCGCCGGCGCCCGCCGGCGACAACGCCGCCATGGAATCCTTCTTCGGCCTGCTGCAGAACAACGTCCTCGACCGCCGAACCTGGACGACCCGCCAGCAGCTGAGGACCGCGATCGTGACCTGGATCGAACGGACCTACCACCGCCGTCGACGCCAACGACCGCTGTCCCGGTTGACCCCTATCGAGTACGAGACCATCATGACCCCACCGGCCAGTCAGGCCGCGTGACTGAAACTGTCACCTATAGGTGCAGCAGACCCCAGGAACCTTGCCGGCGAAGCTCGGTACCTTCGCGTGATGCCAGCTCCCAGGCCACGGCGCAGGCGCCGCCGAGCCGGATCCACGGCTCAGGCGGGCGGGGACGCGTCCAGGACGATGCACGTCCACGCCGCCGGCGACGTGTATGTCGACAGCAGCATCAGCAACAGCAGCAGTACCGTCAGCTACGGCCCGGATCGGGCGAGTGTGGCTGACGACCTGATGCCGGCCGTGCTGACGGCGCTTCCGCTGCTGCTGGTGCTGCTCCTGCTGTCGTTGACCGGTCAGCACGTCCTCCTCCGTTCGATCGTGCAGGAGGGGAACCCGCTCGGCCTAACGGCTCTGCTGCTGCCGCTGTTCCTGCCGACCATCGCGGCGTCGCTTGTCTACCTTGCCCGGCAACGCGGCTGGCTGGGCTGGAGCCTCCGTGCCACCAACTGGGCGGCGGCCGGCCTCGCCGCCGGCTTCGCGATCTTCGTTCCGTTGAACTACCTGCTGTTGCAGCTCATCGCCTTCCTGGTGAGTCTCGGGTGGATCTGGGCCAGGCGGCGGCTGGCGCGGCGTCGCCAGGGCATCGCGATCGTCGCGATCATCGTGCTCGTGGCTCTGGTCGTCGAGGAAGGGCTCGCCGAGTCCGGATGGCCCCGCTACAGCTTGTCCCGGATCGCCGTCGGACGTGTGGTGGACGGTCTGACGCGGATGAACCTCGGAGACGCTGGCGCAAAGACGGAACGCTCGGTGCTCGTGGTGAGCGTCAACGACGGCTACGCGATCGTCGCCTCGACCGGCTATCCACCGAGGATGGAGAGCATGGCCCCGAGCGAATTGGCTGGTGGCCGGATCTGCCAGCTCAAGCCCCGGGGGATGCAACTCAGTCCTTCCCAATGGATCGGCAGGGTGGTCTCGGCGAACCGTCGGACGCCCCCGGCCGCGGAGTACTGCGTTGATCCCTAGCCATCGGCCTGCTGCAACCGGGGGTCCGTGATTGCGTCGATCTCTGCGGTGGATGTCGTCAGACGGCGGAGGAGGGTTAGCCATGCGTATCTGCGTCGCCTGCCGAGTGGACCAGCGCACCGTTGTTCGTATCGGCAGTTGGGGCGTTCCGCACGGTACTCCCGGGCACCAGGTCACCTACGGCTGGACCAGCCTGTCCGCCTGTCCATTGTGCGAGGCCGGGCTTCTCGTGCACTTCGATCATGACTGCTTCCACCAACCCTGGGAGGAGCCATGGGACATGAACTGGTCGTGGCCGGTCCCCGTTGACGGAGTTCAACAGCTGAACGCTGCTCTTGCCCGATGTCCGGATCCGCTGCATCCGTCGTGCGAGTGCCCTGTCCACCGGTCGTTGCGGGACAGCATCGAAAGCGCACCGCCACGTGAGGTTCCGCTGACGGTCGCGCTGACCGAGGAAGGGCTGCCACAGATTCGGTCAGCACCCATGCCGTGAGGCGCCACACGGTGGCAGGGCCAGCGGGGGCGATCAGACCTGGCGGGATTCTGTGTGGCACCCCCGTTTACCCCCCGAAAACCCCGCCCAATCATTGACGAAGGGTGACAAGGAGTGATGAGCGCCTGGCGGTGTCTTCGCAGCTCAGCGACCACTTTCGCCAAGCAATGACAAGCTTGGTTCGGTTACTGTCGGTAACAAGGGGTTTTGACAAGCAATGACAAGTCCCGAACGAGGCTCGGCGAGAGGTCTTCGTGGGTTCAAATTCCCCTCGTTCCCCACGAGTGCCTGGCTCCTAGTACGGCAGCCGCCGTTCGGGATCATGGTTGAAGTTCGAGGTTGAGGCGGCGTGTGTAGTGGGCTTGTCGGGCTCGGGCTTGGTGCTGGCGTCGCCAGCTTGACCAGTGCAAACGGTGGGCGAGATCGGTGATCGGGCGGATGAGGCAGGCGTTGATCAGGCGGCGGATCTCGTTGACGGTCAGCTTGATCAGCCGGCTGTCGGTTGAGTCGTCGGTCGCGTCGGCGGCGCAGATCGTCAGGACGGCGAGGGCTGCCAGGGCGAGGGTGGTGAAGCGGTGCCAGGAGTCCCAGCGGCGGACCTGGTGCTGGTCCAGGCCGACTTGGCCCTTGGCTGCCTGAAAGGCTTCTTCGACGGTCCAGCGGATGCCCGCGACCCGCACGAGCTGGGCGAGAGTGGCCGGGCGTGGGGTCCAGCAGCGGTAGAAGGCCAGCTCACCGGTGGTGGTGTTCTTTCTGATCAAAAGGCTGTGTCGGCCGCCGTCGTCGGGGTCAGCGTCGGTGCACACGTCATCGAGCCAGGCCCAGTCGTAGAAGCGCGGCCCTTTCGACCCGGCGCCGGCTGAGCGGCGCTGCCACGCCGAGGCCGGCAGGTCAGCGGCGATCCGGTCGGCCCGGACCCGGGCCTTACCGCCGTCGAGCGGCACCAGGTGACTGCGGGACACCGCCAGGACATAGCCGATCTCGTGTTCGCGCAGGCCAGCGCGAAAGACACTGCTGTTGCCGTAGGCCTCGTCCGCGGCGGCCCACCCGGCCGGCACTCCGGCGACCAGTGCGGCGGTGATCATCTCGGCGGCCAGCTCGGGCTTGGTGGCGAACTCGACCTCGTCGGGCACGCCAGCGGCTCGGCAGCGGTCCCGGTCGTCGGTCCACGACGCCGGCAGATACACCCGCCGGTCGATCAGCGCGTGCCCATCGACGCCGGCGTAGCCGAGGAACACCCCGACCTGGCTGTTCTCGATGCGCCCCGCGGTGCCGGTGTACTGGCGTTGCACCCCGACCGTGTGCACGCCCTTCTTCAGGTCCCCGGTGTCGTCGACGACCAGGACCGCGTCCGGAGCACCGAACCGGGCGGTGATCAGCTGCCGCAGGTCGTCGCGCACAGCATCGGCGTCCCACACCGCCCGGTACAACAATCGCTGCATCGCATCCGGCCGGGCATGCCCGGCCTCCTCCGCCAACTGCCAACACGTCTTGACCTCAAGGTCAGCCAGCAGCCCGGTCACGAACTGCCCCGCCGCACGACGCGGCTCCACCCGCCCAAACCGGCCCGCGAAGCAGCCCAGCACCTCGGCCAGCACCCCCTCCCACCGACCAACCGCTACGCTATGCCACGCGGCCACCGCAAGATCTGATGATGTGTCCACAACGCACAGACGATCACGCGGTGGCCGCCTCGCGTCCACCCCGCTTCACCAGCAAGATCTCAAACGGAGGCTGCCGTACTAGGGCCTGTCCTGCCGATCATGAGGACCCGACTTCCATCATTGACAGGTCACACTCCAGGGTTACTCCGCCGGTGCGTGCGCGTTGAGCAGTGCCTCAAAGGCGGGGAACTGGGCTTGCGCGGCGGCGATCACCTCAGTGGTCGACCGTCGGGCGGAGCCGGTGTGCCGCTGTGCGATTGTCGTCAACGCTGGGATGGGCTCGGGCACGCGCTCGATGCCGTCGACCGTCTCGAGCGGGCCGACGCCGTTCGCCAGCAGCCACAGGTAGTCGCCAAGGTCGCGCGCGATGAGGGTGTACTCGCCTTCAGAGCCCAAGAACACGACGGATTGGCGGTCGAGAGGGTGGCCTGGGTTGCGGAGCCAGAAGGCGGCTAGGCCACCGGTGCCGTCCTGGCCGAAGGCGCGGAATGGAGGAGCGCCGGCCATAGGGTCGTTCGTCCAGTTCTGCCACCACTCGATCATTTCGCCCGACCCCATGAACGTGTCGTACGGATCGAAGTCATGCCCACTGTGCTCGTGGAAGAACCCCGCCGTGTGTGCCTCGACGAGCACCGCAGGCAGCGTCAGGTTCTCGTCCGTCATCGACTCAGTCTAGATAGTGACGATCATGGAAGCCACATGATCGCGGCGATCAGGACCAGGCCGGCTCGGTAGAGGGATGCACGTTTGGCGTAGCGGGTGGCCAGGTCACGCCACTGCTTGAGGCGGTTGAAGCAGCGCTCCACCACGTTGCGCTTCTTGTAGACCACCTTGTCGAAGGTTGGTGGTCGGCCGCCGGCGCTGCCCATGGCAGCCCTACGGGCCATCTGGTCCGACCGTTCCGGAATGACGTGCCGAATCCCGCGTTGCCGCAGCGCCCGGCGGGTCGAGTCGTGCGCGTAGTCCTTGTCGGCGATCAGCACGTCGGGGCGTTTGCGGGGTCGGCCGGGGCCGGGTTCGTTGATCCGGATGGCGTCGAGCAGGGCCAGCAGTTGCGGGTTGTCGCCGGCCTGGCCGGGGGTGAGCAGGATCGACAGCGGTCGGCCACGTCCGTCGACGGCGAGGTGGATCTTCGTGCTCAGCCCACCTCGGGACCGGCCGATGGCCTCACCATCTTGCGCACCAGGCGTCGCCGCACTTGTCGCAGAGCCCCTTTTTTGCGGGCACCAGCGGCATGCTGGTGCGCCCGCACGATCGACGAGTCGATGCTGATCGTCCACTGCACCGGTGTGCCGTCGTCATGAACCTGCGCCGCGGCCAGGACCCGATCCCACGTCCCATCGGCCGTCCAGCGACGCAGCCGTTCGTGGCAGTTCTTCCACGGCCCGAAGCGTTCCGGCAGGTCCCGCCACGGCGCACCCGTGCGCAGCTTCCACAAGATCCCGTTGATGACCTGCCGGTGATCCCGCCACCGCCCACGCGCTCCGCCCGGCTCCGGCAGCAGCGCCGCGATCATCGCCCACGCCTCGTCGGTCAACTCACCACGACGCACCACCGGCACATCGTCAACGATCAACCACTACAAGATCGGCAGGACACGCCCTAAGCGGAGGTTGCGTCGGTCGTGGAGCTTACTACGAGCGAGCCGGCTCGCCGACTACGCCGCGGCACGCCTCGGTGGTGGAGACGTCCGTTCAGCGCGGCATGAACCGCCGATGGTGAACGTGCACCGTGGTGCGGCGTGAAGGGTCATTGCGGCGGACGGGCCCAGGGCATCCCATAGGGCTCGTTGGATTGGTTTTCGGCCGCCTGCGGATGGGGTGTTAGATCCACGATTCCTTCCTTACCCTTGGCTGCGCCGTCATTTGCTGGCGCCGACTTCGAGTTGTTAGTCGCCGGGGAGGATCACCTTCGTGTAGTCGGGTAGTGAGGTCAGCACGCGACGCTGGCCGGTGGCCGGATTGGCGGCGACCAGTTCAACGGCGTCTGCGGTCCAGCGTTGCAGGAGGACTGCGGTGCCGGCGAGGCCGATGAATTCCTCGCCCTCGTCGCCCTGGGGCGTTACGAGGTCGATGCGGCCGGCTGGTTTGCCGGACCGCAGATCGACTCCGACCAGCGTCATGGGAAGCGCCGCAGACGCTTTCTGCGGTTGGCTGGCTGGGCCGTCTTCCTGAGGGGCGACGAGAGCCCATACGGTCGGCGGATCGCCTCCGCCGCGTACGAGCGGGACGAGTGCGTCGCGGATGTCGCCGGGTCCTGCCTGTTGGGTGGTGGGGATCGACACCGAGCGGGCGTTGCGGCCGTCGATGTCCTGGATCGTGATGGTGAGTTGGCTGCGCGGTTGGTGGTTCGGGCCGAGGGCGAACTCGGTGGTGGCTACTTCGCGTCCGTCGATGAATGCGAGCATTCGGCGGGGTGGCATCGCGGGTAACGCAAGCGGGTGTAGCTCCCCGGTGGGCAGGGTGAATGTCGTGAAGGTCTCGCTGGTGCGGGTGCTTTGCCCGAGCAGCATCGTTTGTCCGTCGGACGACCATTGCCGTACCTCGTATCCGGGCGGGACGGCCAGGTCGGTGGTGCCGGTGAGGTCGCGGATCCACCATTGGCGGTCTCGGCGTTGGGCTAACCACTGCCCGTCGGGGGAGAGCGCCTGATTGACTTCGCCCATGGTGGTCGGCCCGACGCTGAATTGGTCACCGGTCGCGGTCACCAGGTAGGTCGGCAGTTGAGGTAATTCGCCGCTCGCCGCGGTGAAGCTGTTGGGGTCGCGGATTTGGTAGAGGAGGGCTCCCCGTCCGACGGCCCGGTCGGTGGGCAGGACGGTCGGGGTGGGCGGTGGCAGCAGCCGGTCGGGCAGCCCGGAGAGGAGTTCCGGGCCCGATTCCAGGGTGGGGGCTTCGGCGGAGGCCGGTGAGCGGGTGGCGATCGTCCGCCAGGCCGTCACCCCGGCGGCCCCGGCGAGCAGCAGCCCGGTGAGCGCGACCGCCAACCATCGCCGACGTCGGCGTGGTCCCGACGGCGTAACGGGTTCCGGTCCCGAAGCCGTGGATTCCATTGTCGTGCCCCCTCGATTCGGGTGTGCTGCCGGCGCACAGCACACGGGAGAACCGCCGGTGGGTCAACGGCCCGATCGGACCCGACGCCTAACCGTGATCTTGGGAAGTGTTGATCCCCGGTGAAGTACCTCGCGTAGCCGGGCGCGGAAGGCGCTCGGGTCCTACAAGGAGCCATTTTCATCCTGCGTAGCGGTGGGCTTCGACGTGGTGCAGGACGAGGATGGCCTGCATGATCGCGGTCGCTCGGCGTGGGCAGCAGCGCAGCTTGACCAGGCTTTTCCAGGTCTTGAGTGTGGCGATTGCGCGTTCGCCTCGGGCGTGGATCTTCGCGTGGGCCCGGTTGACCGTCTTCTGTCGGCGTGACAGCTTCGGTCGGAAGCGGCGCCGATTGAACGGGGTGCGCATGCTGCCGTGGGTGCCTTGGTGGCCCTTGTCCGCGAAGGTCATCACGTCGGCGCTGGTCAGGGCGTTGATGATGCCGTGGGTGCGGGCGGCGGTCAGGTCGTGCGTCGAGCCGGGCAGCGCGGCCGAGGCCCA contains these protein-coding regions:
- a CDS encoding SMI1/KNR4 family protein, whose product is MTDENLTLPAVLVEAHTAGFFHEHSGHDFDPYDTFMGSGEMIEWWQNWTNDPMAGAPPFRAFGQDGTGGLAAFWLRNPGHPLDRQSVVFLGSEGEYTLIARDLGDYLWLLANGVGPLETVDGIERVPEPIPALTTIAQRHTGSARRSTTEVIAAAQAQFPAFEALLNAHAPAE
- a CDS encoding CbrC family protein translates to MTEPVFRYHPDPLATGSAMPIEHECSVCGQLRQVRYRGPIYGGQPETLCLHCIYSGEASRALGVVAVATDGSDILDMPAEFSDAVDVPDDVPHHVIEEITRRTPGFTGWQQESWLYHCRDGAAFLGPAGYRDVEPHPDALNMLRASHRQLGWSPEETEEFLHRLDRNGEPTAYLFQCLHCGTHLASWDIG
- a CDS encoding IS5 family transposase (programmed frameshift) yields the protein MRRGELTDEAWAMIAALLPEPGGARGRWRDHRQVINGILWKLRTGAPWRDLPERFGPWKNCHERLRRWTADGTWDRVLAAAQVHDDGTPVQWTISIDSSIVRAHQHAAGARKKGGSATSAATPGAQDGEAIGRSRGGLSTKIHLAVDGRGRPLSILLTPGQAGDNPQLLALLDAIRINEPGPGRPRKRPDVLIADKDYAHDSTRRALRQRGIRHVIPERSDQMARRAAMGSAGGRPPTFDKVVYKKRNVVERCFNRLKQWRDLATRYAKRASLYRAGLVLIAAIMWLP
- a CDS encoding IS701 family transposase, giving the protein MGCFAGRFGRVEPRRAAGQFVTGLLADLEVKTCWQLAEEAGHARPDAMQRLLYRAVWDADAVRDDLRQLITARFGAPDAVLVVDDTGDLKKGVHTVGVQRQYTGTAGRIENSQVGVFLGYAGVDGHALIDRRVYLPASWTDDRDRCRAAGVPDEVEFATKPELAAEMITAALVAGVPAGWAAADEAYGNSSVFRAGLREHEIGYVLAVSRSHLVPLDGGKARVRADRIAADLPASAWQRRSAGAGSKGPRFYDWAWLDDVCTDADPDDGGRHSLLIRKNTTTGELAFYRCWTPRPATLAQLVRVAGIRWTVEEAFQAAKGQVGLDQHQVRRWDSWHRFTTLALAALAVLTICAADATDDSTDSRLIKLTVNEIRRLINACLIRPITDLAHRLHWSSWRRQHQARARQAHYTRRLNLELQP